The proteins below come from a single Procambarus clarkii isolate CNS0578487 chromosome 26, FALCON_Pclarkii_2.0, whole genome shotgun sequence genomic window:
- the LOC138368954 gene encoding sperm acrosomal protein FSA-ACR.1-like has product MDSQVAGSGSQVAGSGSQDHGSQDHGSQDHGSQDHGSQDHGSQDHGSQDHGSQDHGSQDHGSQDHGSQDHGSQDHGSQDHGSQDHGSQDHGSQDHGSQDHGSQDHGSQDHGSQDHGSQDHGSQDHGSQDHGSQDPGSQDHGSQDHGSQDHGSQDHGSQDHGSQDHGSQDNGSQDNGSQDNGSQDLGSQDHGRQDHGSQDLGSQDHGSQIKP; this is encoded by the coding sequence atggacagccaagtggctgggtctggcagccaagtggctgggtctggcagccaGGACCACGGCAGTCAAGACCACGGCAGCCAGGACCACGGCAGTCAAGACCACGGCAGCCAGGACCACGGCAGTCAAGACCACGGCAGCCAGGACCACGGCAGTCAAGACCACGGCAGCCAGGACCACGGCAGTCAAGACCACGGCAGCCAGGACCACGGCAGTCAAGACCACGGCAGTCAAGACCACGGCAGCCAGGACCACGGCAGTCAAGACCACGGCAGTCAAGACCACGGCAGTCAAGACCACGGCAGCCAGGACCACGGCAGTCAAGACCACGGCAGCCAGGACCACGGCAGTCAAGACCACGGCAGTCAAGACCACGGCAGTCAAGACCACGGCAGTCAAGACCCCGGCAGTCAAGACCACGGCAGTCAAGACCACGGCAGTCAAGACCACGGCAGTCAAGACCACGGCAGTCAAGACCACGGCAGTCAAGACCACGGCAGTCAAGACAACGGCAGTCAAGACAACGGCAGTCAAGACAACGGCAGTCAAGACCTCGGCAGTCAAGACCACGGCAGACAAGACCACGGCAGTCAAGACCTCGGCAGTCAAGACCACGGCAGTCAAATCAAACCTTGA